Proteins encoded by one window of Vicinamibacterales bacterium:
- a CDS encoding VWA domain-containing protein encodes MRFLYPGAGIWLAAAFSVVALMRWRVRWRFAAFTATAPLSRFRHRASPLRRLPFAALAVAAACASLAVMQPVIPYSQADLQSRGLDIVLLIDLSSSMQEEMGSGQHPNLPIEPTGRTRMDAVKGAVRTFVSTRRDDRIGLVVFSDNAYVISPLTFDHEYLLHYVDLIDDKILQGEGQTAIGDGLALSNYVLSRQATKDSRGHQVIVLFTDGENNRGREPVDVLQESRAADIRVHMVGVDLERDVKEKPAVQMLIAAIADAGGRYFSADSERDLQAASRTIDQIEKGLLVSHVYVRDVPVYEWFAVPALVALAAALALRAVPYFIDQT; translated from the coding sequence ATGCGGTTTCTCTATCCCGGCGCAGGCATCTGGCTCGCCGCGGCGTTCTCGGTCGTCGCGCTGATGAGATGGCGCGTACGGTGGCGGTTCGCTGCCTTCACCGCGACGGCGCCCCTGAGTCGCTTCCGCCACCGCGCGTCGCCGCTGCGGCGCTTGCCATTTGCCGCGCTGGCGGTAGCCGCCGCCTGCGCGAGCCTGGCGGTGATGCAGCCGGTGATTCCGTACTCGCAGGCCGATCTGCAGTCGCGCGGCCTCGACATCGTCCTGCTGATCGATTTGTCCTCGAGCATGCAGGAGGAGATGGGGTCGGGGCAGCACCCGAATCTACCAATCGAGCCGACCGGCCGCACGCGGATGGACGCCGTCAAGGGGGCGGTGCGGACGTTCGTCAGCACCCGCCGCGACGATCGGATCGGGTTGGTGGTCTTTTCCGACAACGCCTACGTCATCAGTCCTCTGACCTTCGACCACGAGTACCTGCTGCATTACGTCGATCTGATCGACGACAAGATCCTGCAGGGCGAAGGGCAGACCGCGATTGGCGACGGCCTGGCGCTGTCGAACTACGTGCTGTCGCGGCAGGCGACGAAAGACTCGCGTGGGCACCAGGTGATCGTGCTGTTCACCGACGGCGAGAATAACCGCGGACGCGAGCCGGTCGACGTCCTGCAGGAGTCCAGGGCGGCCGACATCCGCGTCCACATGGTCGGCGTCGACCTCGAGCGCGACGTGAAGGAGAAGCCGGCGGTGCAGATGCTGATCGCGGCGATCGCCGACGCGGGCGGGCGGTATTTCAGCGCCGACTCGGAGCGGGATCTGCAGGCCGCCTCCCGCACCATCGATCAGATCGAGAAGGGGCTGCTCGTCAGTCACGTCTACGTCCGCGACGTGCCGGTCTACGAGTGGTTCGCCGTGCCGGCGCTGGTCGCGCTCGCCGCCGCGCTCGCGCTGCGCGCCGTGCCGTATTTCATCGATCAAACGTGA
- a CDS encoding AAA family ATPase, producing the protein MEHDQLNARAAGEIVAALEQEIGKVIVGQHTLIRRMLTALFAAIPFAASRGKARTGCGHLLLEGVPGVAKTLTATTLAQAISAKFQRVQLTPDLLPADILGTRIYDARTASFRIEQGPVFTNILLADEINRATPKTQSALLEAMQERQVTLADTTFPLDDPFWVLATQNPVEQEGVYTLPEAQLDRFSMMLRVGYPEAAEEVQMLQSRLATTTIERRVSPSDVNVLREFIQATVYVDDKILDYIVRLGRATRDPGEAGRGELKEMLMLGISPRSYQHLLALCRVNAFLNGRSHVLPGDVKEIFCDVTRHRIVRTVRAQAEGVDADAILADLLSAVPIP; encoded by the coding sequence ATGGAACACGATCAGTTGAATGCGCGGGCCGCCGGTGAGATCGTCGCGGCACTGGAACAGGAGATCGGCAAGGTCATCGTCGGCCAGCACACGCTGATCCGCCGCATGCTGACGGCGCTGTTTGCCGCGATTCCGTTCGCCGCCTCGCGCGGCAAGGCTCGCACGGGCTGCGGCCACCTGCTGCTCGAGGGGGTCCCCGGTGTGGCCAAGACGCTCACCGCGACCACGCTGGCGCAGGCGATCTCGGCGAAGTTCCAGCGCGTGCAGTTGACGCCGGACCTGCTGCCGGCCGACATCCTGGGCACCCGAATCTACGACGCCAGGACCGCGTCGTTCCGCATCGAGCAGGGCCCGGTGTTCACCAACATCCTGCTGGCCGACGAAATCAACCGCGCGACGCCGAAGACGCAGAGTGCGCTGCTCGAGGCGATGCAGGAGCGGCAGGTGACCCTGGCGGACACGACGTTCCCGCTCGACGATCCGTTCTGGGTGCTCGCGACGCAGAACCCGGTCGAGCAGGAAGGCGTCTATACGCTGCCGGAAGCACAGCTCGACCGGTTTTCGATGATGCTCCGCGTCGGCTATCCCGAGGCGGCCGAAGAGGTGCAGATGCTGCAATCGCGGCTCGCCACCACCACCATCGAGCGCCGCGTGTCGCCGTCGGACGTCAATGTGCTGCGCGAGTTCATCCAGGCGACGGTCTACGTCGACGACAAGATCCTCGACTACATCGTCCGTCTCGGCCGCGCGACCCGCGACCCGGGCGAGGCAGGGCGCGGCGAGCTGAAGGAGATGCTCATGCTCGGCATCTCGCCGCGTTCCTATCAGCACCTGCTGGCGCTATGCCGGGTCAACGCGTTCCTGAACGGCCGCAGTCACGTGCTGCCTGGCGACGTCAAGGAGATCTTCTGCGACGTGACGCGCCACCGGATCGTCCGGACCGTTCGGGCGCAGGCCGAAGGAGTGGATGCCGACGCGATCCTGGCGGACCTGCTGTCGGCGGTGCCGATCCCATGA
- a CDS encoding DUF58 domain-containing protein — MRELRYIEVETGRKIRNQRVGAYQSPLRGPGFDFDEHQPYRPGDDVRRIDWNVTARLGAPFVRHTHAEREMNVMVVMDVSRSMSLGSSAYSKREALTYITGSILFSAISDQINTGFMAFSDRVLFATRPKRTRGAAWNVLQQAWALEPASRRTLMIPAIRELSRSLKRMSVVFIVSDFVTDDAVLESPEIAQLAARHDLIAVVPDDRAERSLPPGAGYVQLRDIESGRRVTVGLSGAARSEFAATASARRAALARSFYRVPMDHVFVPTDASPVLPVLSLFARRKA, encoded by the coding sequence ATGCGCGAGCTCCGCTACATCGAGGTGGAGACGGGACGGAAGATCCGCAACCAGCGGGTCGGCGCCTACCAGAGTCCGCTGCGGGGGCCAGGTTTCGACTTCGACGAGCATCAGCCGTACCGGCCGGGCGACGACGTGCGGCGGATCGACTGGAATGTGACGGCGCGGCTCGGAGCGCCGTTCGTGCGGCACACGCATGCCGAGCGCGAGATGAACGTGATGGTGGTGATGGACGTCTCGCGATCGATGTCGCTCGGTTCGAGCGCCTACTCCAAGCGAGAGGCGCTCACCTACATCACCGGTTCGATTCTCTTCTCGGCGATCTCGGACCAGATCAACACCGGCTTCATGGCCTTCTCGGATCGGGTGCTGTTCGCGACCAGGCCGAAGCGGACGCGCGGCGCCGCCTGGAACGTGCTGCAGCAGGCGTGGGCTCTCGAGCCGGCGTCGCGACGGACGCTGATGATTCCCGCGATCCGCGAGCTGTCGAGGTCGTTGAAGCGGATGAGCGTCGTGTTCATCGTCTCCGACTTCGTCACCGACGACGCCGTGCTGGAGAGCCCGGAGATCGCACAGCTCGCCGCGCGTCACGATCTCATCGCCGTCGTCCCGGACGACCGTGCCGAGCGGTCGCTGCCGCCAGGCGCCGGCTACGTCCAGCTGCGCGACATCGAGTCGGGGCGGCGCGTCACGGTTGGCCTGAGCGGCGCCGCGCGGTCCGAATTCGCGGCTACGGCGTCGGCGCGGCGCGCGGCGCTGGCGCGGTCGTTCTATCGCGTGCCGATGGATCACGTGTTCGTGCCGACCGACGCCAGCCCGGTTCTGCCGGTGCTGTCGCTCTTTGCCAGGAGGAAGGCGTGA
- a CDS encoding TonB-dependent receptor, giving the protein MFRRKPATAAALALFALLGLTPAAAFAQSQATNGSIEGTVTDASGGILPGVSVTITNLDTGTTETVITNDKGLYRAPLLPLGTYRIAAELQGFKRAEKTGITLSVGETAVVNAQMSVGQVSETVNVSGDSPALNTARIDIGHTMSTTEVKNLPLVARNPYNFALVQPGVTGTENVEFGVPHLAANGASMRINYMIDGNTNTEKDRAGLRLLPMSEVMIQEVKVVTTGFAPEFGQTMGMVFNAVTPSGTNAFHGESSYLFRRNPFSAFPFFFGCGSTTAAKSCPSLDSVVAASGKSESDLKPATRVDTGTADVGGPIIRNKLFFYGGWEQTRRDLSSTSLITVSPSVVASVGVDPQPAAAPNVQTAKFKIGKGDYQVSPGTRLTARWIQFHNDAPYNSGGGTATLERATDFLDAMDSTAAQLVSSFSSNKLNEARFQYAHRHQSSVANADSGTGPAITISSPSIAFGGPWSATGQGNAGFDFKQDITQLIDNFTYLRGAHSYKVGFDYQHIYDQRTSAPQFLYTFPTVDSYNAAESGAAPFGYTSMSQITGNLSFNMSSNVFSTFVQDDWQLRPSLKLLYGIRYDLYKYPAGLAGAPLAQTQSFNTDKNNFGPRIGAAWSIDQKTVLRASTGIMYDQPILGGYEQALQLSGSPTAPVYTFSGSTAGAPAFPAGVTSGSVAQQSPWAVNSNFDVGHTWQSSAQVERALGHDFTTSVAVMYAKGSQLPVVNDINLTNPTGVLADGRPIYNTTASAATRIDPRFNHIFEVQSVGESDFKSVTFQADKRFSRGLSFNVQYSFGKGTDDTPLRTQLTVQAEAGPSDPSNLKRDEGPNPLDMRHSLNGNIVYETTSHSSNAFVRGLLSNNQIGVLLQFNSGLPANILAATDLNKDATSSDRPIGVDRNSLYLPVRKNVDMRYTRMLPIRGTVRAEVIAELKNVFNTVQMSSITTTTVTDAAGNPTAAIPVDPYDFVNPGGFEQRKFQLGFKVRF; this is encoded by the coding sequence ATGTTTCGACGGAAACCAGCCACGGCGGCGGCGCTGGCGTTGTTCGCGCTGCTCGGGCTGACGCCGGCGGCGGCGTTCGCGCAATCGCAGGCGACCAACGGCAGTATTGAAGGCACGGTTACCGACGCATCGGGCGGCATACTGCCCGGCGTCTCTGTGACCATCACCAATCTCGACACCGGGACGACCGAGACGGTGATCACCAACGATAAGGGACTGTACCGCGCGCCGCTGCTGCCGCTCGGGACCTACCGCATCGCGGCCGAGCTGCAGGGGTTCAAGCGCGCCGAGAAGACCGGCATCACGCTCTCGGTCGGCGAGACGGCTGTGGTGAACGCGCAGATGAGCGTCGGCCAGGTGAGCGAGACGGTGAACGTCTCCGGGGACTCGCCGGCCCTGAACACGGCGCGGATCGACATCGGGCACACGATGAGCACCACAGAGGTCAAGAACCTCCCGCTCGTCGCGCGTAATCCCTACAATTTCGCGCTGGTGCAGCCAGGCGTCACCGGCACCGAGAACGTCGAATTCGGCGTGCCCCACCTGGCGGCCAACGGCGCCTCGATGCGCATCAACTACATGATCGACGGCAACACCAACACCGAGAAGGATCGCGCGGGTCTGCGCCTGCTGCCGATGTCGGAGGTGATGATCCAGGAAGTCAAGGTCGTGACGACCGGCTTCGCGCCGGAGTTCGGCCAGACGATGGGGATGGTCTTCAACGCGGTGACTCCGTCTGGCACCAACGCCTTCCACGGCGAAAGCAGCTATCTGTTCCGCCGCAATCCGTTCAGCGCGTTTCCGTTCTTCTTCGGCTGCGGCAGCACCACGGCGGCGAAGAGCTGTCCGTCGCTCGACTCGGTGGTTGCGGCGTCGGGCAAGTCGGAGTCCGACCTCAAGCCGGCGACGCGGGTCGACACGGGGACGGCGGACGTCGGTGGGCCGATCATCCGCAACAAGCTGTTCTTCTACGGCGGCTGGGAGCAGACGCGCCGCGACCTGTCGTCGACGAGCCTGATCACGGTGTCGCCGTCGGTGGTGGCGTCGGTCGGCGTCGATCCGCAGCCGGCCGCGGCTCCCAACGTGCAGACGGCGAAGTTCAAGATCGGCAAGGGTGACTACCAGGTGTCGCCGGGCACGCGGCTGACCGCGCGCTGGATCCAGTTCCACAACGACGCGCCGTACAACAGCGGCGGCGGGACTGCGACGCTCGAGCGCGCCACCGACTTCCTCGACGCGATGGACTCGACGGCCGCGCAGCTGGTCTCGTCGTTCAGCAGCAACAAGCTGAACGAGGCGCGTTTTCAGTACGCGCACCGGCATCAGAGCTCGGTCGCCAACGCCGACTCGGGCACCGGACCGGCGATCACGATCAGCAGTCCGTCCATCGCGTTCGGCGGTCCGTGGAGCGCGACCGGCCAGGGGAACGCCGGCTTCGATTTCAAGCAGGACATCACGCAGCTGATTGACAATTTCACCTACCTGCGCGGCGCCCACAGCTACAAGGTGGGCTTCGACTACCAGCACATCTACGATCAGCGGACCAGCGCGCCGCAGTTTCTCTACACCTTCCCGACCGTCGACTCCTACAACGCCGCGGAGAGCGGCGCGGCGCCGTTCGGATATACGTCGATGTCGCAGATCACCGGCAACCTGTCGTTCAACATGTCCTCGAATGTCTTCAGCACCTTCGTGCAGGACGACTGGCAGCTGCGCCCCTCGTTGAAGCTGCTCTACGGCATCCGCTACGACCTGTATAAGTACCCGGCCGGCCTTGCCGGGGCGCCGTTGGCCCAGACTCAGAGCTTCAACACCGACAAGAACAACTTCGGTCCGCGCATCGGCGCGGCGTGGTCGATCGACCAGAAGACGGTCCTGCGCGCCAGCACCGGCATCATGTACGACCAGCCGATCCTCGGCGGCTACGAGCAGGCGCTCCAGCTCTCGGGCTCGCCGACCGCGCCCGTCTACACGTTCAGCGGCTCGACGGCTGGCGCGCCGGCGTTTCCCGCTGGCGTGACCAGCGGATCGGTGGCGCAGCAGTCGCCGTGGGCGGTCAACTCGAACTTCGATGTCGGCCACACGTGGCAATCGAGCGCGCAGGTCGAGCGGGCGCTCGGCCACGACTTCACGACGTCGGTCGCGGTGATGTACGCCAAGGGCTCCCAGCTGCCGGTCGTCAACGACATCAACCTGACCAATCCGACCGGCGTGCTGGCCGACGGACGGCCGATCTACAACACGACGGCGAGCGCGGCGACACGCATCGACCCGCGCTTCAACCATATCTTCGAGGTGCAGTCAGTCGGCGAGTCGGACTTCAAGTCGGTCACCTTCCAGGCCGACAAGCGCTTCTCGCGCGGCCTGAGCTTCAACGTCCAGTATTCGTTCGGCAAGGGCACGGACGATACGCCGCTGCGCACGCAGCTGACGGTGCAGGCGGAGGCGGGTCCGTCGGATCCGAGCAACCTGAAGCGCGACGAGGGGCCCAACCCGCTCGACATGCGCCACAGCCTGAACGGCAACATCGTCTATGAGACGACGAGCCACTCGTCGAACGCGTTCGTGCGCGGGCTGCTCAGCAACAACCAGATTGGCGTGCTTCTGCAGTTCAACAGCGGGCTGCCTGCCAACATCCTGGCCGCGACCGACCTCAACAAGGATGCGACGAGCAGCGATCGTCCGATCGGCGTCGACCGCAATTCGCTGTATCTGCCGGTGCGCAAGAACGTCGACATGCGCTACACACGCATGCTGCCGATCCGCGGCACGGTGCGCGCCGAGGTGATCGCCGAACTGAAGAACGTCTTCAACACGGTGCAGATGTCGTCGATCACGACCACGACCGTCACCGACGCAGCCGGCAACCCGACGGCGGCGATTCCGGTCGACCCGTATGATTTCGTCAACCCGGGCGGATTCGAGCAGCGCAAGTTCCAGCTCGGATTCAAAGTCAGATTCTAA
- a CDS encoding PIG-L family deacetylase → MTLLRSSLPLGLAAALVAAAAPSAQNRMAYSVVSAESGHVALGLAIRKLNVSGTFMQSAAHPDDEHNPLFALYTHGKGLRSIDLQTNRGEGGQNEIGPELFRDIGVLRTSELLSAHRIDGAEQYFTRAIDYGYSFSPQEVIDKWGHEQTVGDFVRQIRTFRPDVFLTMNIQGGGGDRAHEATTILAREAYKAAGDPTKYPEQVKEGLRPWQPRKLYFTGGRGVIGGRGNRGGPPPQGPPQTAAAGQPAAPAGPRLARINTGAYDELLGRTYADIGADARTNHKCQGTGGVPAIPGVQFGGRGFGGGGGTANYQLMDTTIPGQMEKDETSLFDGIDVSLAGIATYAGANPPAALTSGLAAISEQAVRAQQAFDGGDDAATAAPIEAGLTAVRSLRGQLASMGLSDDAKYEIEFRLAQKERNYEDAVIAAHGLTFEALADDGLIIAGQPIKASFVTINRGAADVAVTAVDVAGFAAAASCAPGPAAKSGFYGCNADLQVPKDVKPTEPYFHDNYWKHSANLARNDFDPNVPFGIAFAPSPFRATYHVKAGTVEVTRNVPIQFRYTKDIYLGDKRMELSVVPAFSVKVSPGLAVIPAAKTAAEAKAVDREIYVTVTNGTKGPAKAAVTLRLPAGWRVAPASAPIDFAHEDEALSARFRVTAPASVKIGEYPVTAVVTSSVTGDQTFSDGYQEIEYPHVQRRQVIKPATTAVKVIDVKTAPGLHVGYIVGVGDQVPPAIEQLGAKLSLIDRDELAWGDLSKYDVIMTGVRAYERRDDLRAYNKRLLDYAERGGTVLVQYNKMEFNQQQYGPFPARVSNERVSDETVPVDILQKEDPVFTRPNRIGPQAWSGWVQERGLYFLGEKDPKYTDLVSMVDSFADNPGVKLGALVEGKIGKGRWIYIGLGLWRQLPAGTDGAYQLLANLLSLGKTPEAPVKIGSR, encoded by the coding sequence ATGACCCTCCTCCGCTCCTCCCTCCCTCTCGGTCTCGCCGCGGCGCTCGTCGCCGCGGCCGCTCCCAGCGCCCAGAACCGCATGGCGTACTCGGTCGTCTCGGCCGAGAGCGGCCATGTCGCGCTCGGCCTGGCCATCCGAAAGCTCAACGTCTCGGGGACGTTCATGCAGTCGGCGGCGCATCCAGACGACGAGCACAACCCGCTCTTCGCGCTCTACACGCACGGCAAGGGGCTGCGCTCGATCGATCTGCAGACCAACCGCGGCGAAGGCGGGCAGAACGAGATCGGGCCTGAGCTCTTCCGCGACATCGGCGTGCTCCGGACGTCGGAACTGCTCTCCGCGCACCGGATCGACGGCGCCGAGCAATACTTCACCCGCGCCATCGACTACGGCTACTCATTCAGCCCGCAGGAAGTCATCGACAAGTGGGGACACGAGCAGACCGTCGGCGACTTCGTCCGCCAGATCCGCACCTTCCGTCCGGACGTGTTCCTGACGATGAACATCCAGGGCGGCGGCGGCGACCGGGCGCACGAGGCAACGACGATCCTCGCCCGCGAGGCCTACAAGGCCGCCGGCGATCCCACGAAGTATCCCGAGCAGGTCAAGGAAGGCCTGCGCCCCTGGCAGCCGAGAAAGCTCTACTTCACCGGCGGCCGCGGCGTGATCGGCGGACGAGGCAACCGCGGAGGTCCGCCTCCGCAGGGGCCGCCGCAGACGGCTGCGGCGGGACAGCCGGCGGCGCCTGCGGGGCCGCGGCTGGCGCGGATCAACACCGGCGCCTATGACGAGCTGCTGGGCCGCACCTACGCCGACATCGGCGCCGACGCCCGCACCAATCACAAGTGCCAGGGCACCGGCGGCGTGCCGGCGATCCCCGGCGTCCAGTTCGGCGGCCGCGGGTTCGGCGGCGGGGGCGGTACCGCCAACTATCAGTTGATGGACACCACGATTCCCGGTCAGATGGAGAAGGACGAGACGTCGCTCTTCGACGGCATCGACGTCTCCCTCGCGGGCATCGCGACATACGCGGGCGCCAACCCGCCGGCCGCGCTCACGAGCGGGCTCGCGGCAATCTCGGAGCAGGCGGTACGCGCGCAACAGGCGTTCGACGGCGGCGACGACGCCGCCACCGCGGCGCCGATCGAGGCAGGGCTGACGGCGGTCCGCTCGCTGCGCGGGCAGCTCGCCTCGATGGGGCTCTCCGACGATGCGAAATACGAGATCGAGTTCCGCCTCGCGCAGAAAGAGCGGAACTACGAGGACGCGGTGATCGCGGCGCACGGCCTGACGTTCGAGGCGCTGGCCGACGACGGCCTGATCATCGCCGGGCAGCCGATCAAAGCGTCGTTCGTCACCATCAACCGGGGCGCCGCCGATGTCGCCGTCACGGCAGTGGACGTGGCCGGCTTCGCGGCTGCCGCCAGCTGCGCTCCCGGCCCGGCGGCGAAGAGCGGGTTCTACGGTTGCAACGCCGATCTGCAGGTGCCGAAGGACGTCAAGCCGACCGAGCCGTACTTCCACGACAACTATTGGAAGCACTCCGCGAACCTCGCGCGCAACGATTTCGATCCAAACGTGCCGTTCGGCATCGCGTTCGCGCCGTCGCCGTTCCGCGCGACCTACCACGTGAAGGCGGGGACGGTCGAGGTCACCAGGAACGTGCCGATTCAGTTCCGCTACACGAAGGACATCTATCTGGGCGACAAGCGCATGGAGCTCAGCGTCGTCCCGGCCTTCTCGGTGAAGGTGTCGCCGGGCCTGGCGGTGATTCCGGCGGCGAAGACCGCCGCAGAGGCGAAGGCCGTCGATCGTGAGATCTACGTCACCGTCACCAACGGCACCAAAGGACCGGCGAAAGCAGCCGTGACGCTGCGCCTGCCGGCGGGATGGCGCGTCGCCCCGGCGAGTGCGCCGATCGACTTCGCCCACGAGGACGAGGCGCTCTCGGCCCGCTTTCGGGTCACCGCGCCGGCGTCCGTGAAGATCGGCGAATATCCCGTCACCGCGGTCGTCACCTCGAGCGTCACCGGCGATCAGACGTTCAGCGACGGCTATCAGGAGATCGAGTATCCGCACGTGCAGCGGCGGCAGGTGATCAAGCCGGCGACGACGGCGGTGAAGGTCATCGACGTCAAGACGGCGCCGGGCCTGCACGTCGGCTACATCGTCGGCGTCGGCGATCAGGTGCCGCCGGCGATCGAGCAGCTCGGCGCGAAGCTGAGCCTCATCGACCGCGACGAGCTGGCGTGGGGCGACCTGTCGAAATACGACGTCATCATGACCGGCGTCCGCGCCTACGAGCGGCGCGACGATCTGCGGGCCTACAACAAGCGTCTGCTCGATTACGCCGAGCGCGGCGGCACCGTGCTGGTGCAGTACAACAAGATGGAGTTCAACCAGCAGCAGTACGGTCCGTTCCCGGCGCGCGTCAGCAACGAGCGGGTGTCGGACGAGACCGTGCCGGTCGACATCCTGCAGAAGGAAGATCCGGTCTTCACCCGTCCGAACCGGATCGGGCCGCAGGCGTGGAGCGGCTGGGTCCAGGAGCGCGGCTTGTACTTCCTCGGCGAGAAGGATCCGAAGTACACCGATCTGGTCTCGATGGTCGACTCGTTCGCCGACAACCCCGGCGTCAAGCTGGGGGCGCTGGTGGAGGGCAAGATCGGGAAGGGCCGGTGGATCTATATCGGGCTCGGCCTCTGGCGTCAGCTGCCGGCCGGCACCGACGGTGCGTATCAGCTGCTGGCCAACCTGCTGAGCCTGGGGAAGACACCCGAGGCGCCGGTGAAGATCGGTTCCCGGTAA
- a CDS encoding VWA domain-containing protein — protein sequence MRFLRPEYAPWWQLLPLLAACCTVRALYVARQRGRAAIPPRFLALSRRSTWWRDAGLALLALTAGGALVMALLRPQAQLTTTLPQFEREDLVIMLDRSASMRAHDISPSRFSRATGEIRNFLRNKPENIDRVGLVGFAGTSVILSYLTRDLDTVAFYLDWIESDPQTLLGTNIGAALKNALEVARKDDRRTRKIFVLLSDGEDYGGELSRQLAVYRQEGHHINSIGIGSDNEVAVPEIQPDGKEAPLRDEAGRIVRTRFDEATLRTLASVSGGRYLRSRTGGDLTRALQEIEQGERRLVGWRTTTEYRDLYPFALAAAAVAIAGLWLVL from the coding sequence GTGCGTTTTCTCCGGCCGGAATACGCTCCGTGGTGGCAGCTGCTGCCGCTGCTCGCGGCCTGCTGCACGGTGCGCGCGCTCTACGTCGCGCGGCAGCGCGGCCGTGCCGCGATTCCGCCGCGGTTCCTGGCGCTGTCGAGGCGTTCGACGTGGTGGCGGGACGCCGGCCTGGCGCTGCTCGCGCTGACCGCCGGCGGCGCGCTGGTGATGGCGCTGCTGCGTCCGCAGGCACAACTGACCACCACCCTGCCGCAGTTCGAGCGGGAAGACCTGGTGATCATGCTCGATCGGTCGGCGTCGATGCGCGCACACGACATCAGTCCGTCACGCTTTTCGCGCGCCACCGGCGAGATCCGCAACTTCCTGCGCAACAAGCCGGAGAACATCGATCGCGTCGGACTCGTCGGCTTCGCCGGCACGTCGGTGATCCTCTCGTACCTGACCCGCGATCTCGATACCGTTGCGTTCTATCTCGACTGGATCGAGAGCGACCCGCAGACGCTGCTCGGCACCAACATCGGCGCGGCGCTCAAGAATGCGCTCGAGGTTGCGCGGAAGGACGATCGGCGCACCCGCAAGATCTTCGTGCTGCTCTCGGACGGCGAAGACTATGGCGGCGAATTGAGCCGCCAGCTGGCCGTCTACCGACAGGAGGGGCATCACATCAACAGCATCGGCATCGGCTCCGACAACGAAGTGGCGGTGCCGGAGATCCAGCCGGACGGCAAGGAGGCGCCGCTCCGTGACGAGGCGGGCCGCATCGTGCGGACGCGCTTCGACGAAGCGACGCTGCGCACCCTGGCCTCCGTCTCCGGCGGCCGTTACCTGCGATCCCGCACCGGCGGCGATCTGACGCGGGCGCTGCAGGAGATCGAGCAGGGCGAGCGGCGACTGGTCGGCTGGCGCACGACGACGGAGTATCGCGATCTGTATCCGTTTGCGCTGGCCGCGGCGGCGGTCGCGATCGCCGGGCTGTGGTTGGTCCTGTGA